The following are encoded together in the Humulus lupulus chromosome 5, drHumLupu1.1, whole genome shotgun sequence genome:
- the LOC133778437 gene encoding silicon efflux transporter LSI2-like yields the protein MTLASPEKVVLGSLAFGLFWILAVFPAVPFLPIGRTAGSLLGGMLMIIFRVITPSQAYAAIDLSVLGLLFGTMVVSIYLERANAFKYLGILFSWKSHGAKDLLCRICIFTAVTSALFTNDTCCVLLTEFILKVARENNIPPHPLLLALASSANVGSSATPIGNPQNLIIAIQSGISFGDFILGILPAMLVGIVVNALILLGMYWKILYMKKDEETALEEVKCPDDAASHQFSPVHMSHRPSFENNPTSEFIDHRSSPNQVSLYATSAEGNIRRSPCGGDVESGRNLSGGTREEAAVDSFARKLEEKIALEGEHGLQEMANCIENGIPIEPAERKETLIKKWRRKSWKACLYLVTLGMVVALLMGLNMSWTVLTAALVLMVLDFKDAGPCLDKVSYSLLVFFCGMFITVDGFNRTGIPSTLWTIMEPHARIDHAGGIAVLSIVILILSNVASNVPTVLLLGGRVAASAAAISPSQEKRAWLILAWVSTVAGNLSLLGSAANLIVCEQARRAKPIGYTLSFWTHLKFGLPSTLIVTAIGLLLIRS from the exons ATGACCTTGGCTTCACCTGAAAAAGTTGTTCTTGGCTCACTTGCTTTTGGGCTCTTCTGGATTCTAGCGGTGTTTCCAGCGGTTCCATTTCTGCCAATTGGAAGAACCGCAGGCTCTCTACTCGGGGGCATGCTGATGATCATCTTCAGAGTCATAACACCATCACAAGCATATGCAGCCATTGACCTCTCAGTTCTCGGCCTTCTTTTTGGGACTATGGTGGTGAGTATCTATCTAGAAAGAGCCAATGCTTTCAAATACTTAGGCATACTGTTTTCGTGGAAGAGCCACGGCGCCAAGGACTTGCTATGCAGAATCTGCATTTTCACTGCAGTAACAAGCGCACTCTTCACTAATGACACTTGTTGTGTTCTTCTAACTGAGTTTATCTTGAAAGTTGCCAGGGAAAACAACATACCACCCCACCCTTTGTTGCTGGCATTAGCCTCAAGTGCTAATGTTGGATCCTCTGCCACTCCAATTGGAAATCCCCAGAATTTGATTATTGCCATTCAAAGTGGCATATCTTTTGGGGACTTCATACTGGGAATTCTCCCTGCAATGCTTGTTGGGATTGTTGTTAATGCTTTGATTCTTTTAGGCATGTATTGGAAGATATTGTACATGAAGAAAGATGAAGAAACAGCTTTGGAGGAGGTGAAGTGTCCAGATGATGCAGCCTCACACCAGTTCTCACCAGTTCACATGTCACATAGGCCATCTTTTGAGAACAATCCCACTTCGGAGTTCATTGATCACAGAAGCTCACCAAACCAAGTGAGCTTATATGCAACCTCCGCCGAAGGAAATATTCGCAGGTCTCCATGTGGTGGTGATGTTGAGTCTGGGAGGAACTTAAGTGGCGGTACTAGAGAGGAGGCTGCAGTTGATTCTTTTGCAAGAAAGTTGGAGGAAAAGATTGCTTTGGAGGGAGAACATGGACTTCAAGAAATGGCTAACTGTATCGAAAATGGAATCCCAATTGAGCCTGCTGAAAGAAAAGAAACTTTGATCAAGAAATGGAGGAGAAAATCATGGAAAGCTTGTCTTTACCTTGTCACTCTTGGAATGGTTGTTGCATTGCTTATGGGGCTAAACATGTCATGGACTGTACTTACAGCAGCACTTGTTCTTATGGTCCTTGATTTCAAGGATGCTGGACCATGCTTAGACAAG GTTTCCTACTCTCTCCTTGTTTTCTTCTGTGGAATGTTCATCACAGTGGATGGCTTTAACAGAACAGGAATTCCCAGCACTCTATGGACTATAATGGAGCCTCATGCGCGGATTGATCATGCTGGTGGGATTGCAGTTCTATCCATTGTCATACTTATACTCTCAAATGTTGCTTCAAATGTACCTACTG TTCTCCTACTTGGAGGAAGAGTGGCAGCATCAGCAGCAGCAATATCTCCAAGTCAAGAGAAAAGGGCATGGCTCATATTGGCTTGGGTTAGCACAGTAGCTGGGAACCTCTCACTGTTGGGTTCAGCTGCAAACTTGATTGTATGCGAGCAGGCTCGCCGGGCTAAGCCAATAGGCTACACTCTCTCCTTCTGGACTCATCTCAAGTTTGGCTTGCCCTCCACTCTCATAGTAACAGCTATTGGCTTACTACTTATCAggagttaa